CGGCCGTCTCGTACAGCAGGTCTTCACCCTCGATGGCGCAAGGCCCTGCGATCATCGCCAGGTGGCCGCCGCCGATCTTGACGCCCTTGACGTCGAAGACCGAGTCTTCCTCGTGGAACTCGCGGCTGGCCAGCTTGAACGGCTTGAGGATCGGCAGAACCTTCTCCACGCCGGTGATCGCTTCGAGCGGCTCGGCCTGGAGCTTCTCCTCGTCGCCGATCACCCCGATGACGGTCCGCGAAACCCCCTGGCTCAGGTGCGGGGTGAACCCCAGGGCCTCAATCCGCTCGACGACGTGCTGGATCACGTCGGGCGTGGCGTGCGGCTTCAGAACGATGATCATGGGAGGCGTGTCTCGATCGTGTTCACTTCATCCGGAGGTCTTCGGCCAAGCGCAGAACGTCCAGGACGCGCGCAATCGAGCACCGACCCTCTGCAACGATGCGGGACCTGACATCTTAACGGATGGTTCATCCGGCGCGAAGCGGTCCGGCGCGAAATTCCCAGGGCTCACGCCCGACTCAGGCGTCAAAGTCGTCCATCGGCGTCTTCTCCGCCCGGCGAACCGCCTGGACAACCGCCCAGGCCAGCACAAGCGTCATCAGCGCGAGAGCCAGGATCAGCAGCCAGGCCGGAACGCCCTTGGGGGTCTGGAGGTTTTCGGGACGATAGTCGGGATCGCGGACGGGATCGCCCAGCGCGGCGACCTCTCGTTCACGGTGTTTGGCAAGGGCCTCCGTCACGATCTCCTGATCGTAGCGAGGCTCGCCGAGCATCTCGGAGCCGTAATCGAGGTGGTAGTTGCGTCCTTTCTCTGCGACGAATTCAAGTCGATACTCGTCGTAAAGTCCATCGACGCCGACGACGTCCAGCGGCGGTTCGTCGTTGTCGTCGACGACGAGCCGGAGGCGACCGGCCCGCCAGGTGTTCTTACCCGTCCAGACGTCCAGCGTCATCGACTCGCGGTGGTATTCGCCGAGTTGATACAGGAGGAGGTCGCCGCTCCCCACCTCCCTCCAGGTCCCGTCCACCATTGCCTGAACCCGGGCGGAGCGGCGGAAATTGCGGCTCCCGGTCAGCAGCCTCAGGCGCCTCAGCGGCAGACGACGGCCGTCGACCTCGACCCGAGTCTGCCGGACCTCGCGATCGGTCTCGACGCCCGTCACGACCAGCGAGGCCTTCAAGGCGGGCTCAGCCACCCCGGCTCCCGGTCTCATGACCGTCTGTTGAAGCTCGATCCGGTCGATCCGGAACGGGCGGCGGAGAATCCCCTCGACTTCGGTCCGCCGTTCCCCCCCCTGCTCGTCCCGGGTGCGAATCAACTCGGAGAGCAGAGAGCGTCTGTCGTCGGCCTCGCGATCGAGGACGAAACGGAACCAGCGGAAGCCGCGGGCCGAGAACCGGACCTCGACGTCCCGGAGGCTCATGTAACGCGAGTAGTCGAAAATCCTCCCCTCCGTCAGGGGCGTCCACGACTCGCCGTCGCGAGACCCCAGCACCCTTACACGACGTTCGAAGTCGGTGAGCGGCGTATGAATGGTCGCGGAATCGGGTTCAGAGGCGCCGTCGGCGAGTTTGACGGTCACTTCCAGAGGCCCTCCTTCCACGGGGTTCAAGGAGACCACCTGCGAGGGAACGACCTCCTTCACGTCGACCTGCTTCTGGTGAAGAAACGGCCCAAGATAGTACGGGACCTCCTCGCCCCGGTCGTCCACCACCCGCACGTCCGGAAATCCGTCGCGGGTCGACTCATAGATGGGACCGTCGATCGGGACGATCACGACCTCCGTCCCCTGCCCTCGCCGGAGGATCTCGCGGTGGAACTTCGTCGCCGGCGGGGCCGCCCCGAGGAGCGCGGGGAGCATCGCCAACGCCAGGATGCGGCGGATCGTGATCATGCTTGGGCTCCGTCTTCGGGCGTCCGGGCGAAGGCCGCCTCGGACCGGAGGTAGACGAACGCTCCCAGGAGAATCAGAACGCCCAGCAGCAGGAACGCCACGATCCGATAGAACGGGTCGAGCGCCGCCAGGTCGACCAGGAAGACCTTGAAGCCGACGATCGTGAACAGCGCCAGGCCCACCTTCCGCAGCGAGCCCACCCGATGACGCAGACCCGCCCCGATCAGCCCGAGCGCGAAGAGCGTCCAGAGGATCGAGATCCCGCCGGGACGGAGCGTCGGCACGAAGCGGTTCAGGAAGGTGTTCGTCTCCAGCGAGAGGAAGACGAAGCCGAGTGCGATCGCCAGACCCGTCGCGACCATCGAGGCCTGCCGCTCGTCGCGACCGCCCCTGAGCCGCATCGCCATGAAGGCCAGGAACGCCGCGATCGAGCCGAAGCTGAGCAGTCGCATGACGGCGTCGAGCGGCGAATAATCTCCGCCGTAGATCAGGCGTTCGGTCAGGCCCCAGCCGGCCAGGTCGAAGAAGACCAGTTTCCCGATCACCCCCGCGACCAGGCACATCAAGGCCGCGAGGCCCCCCAGACCGGCGACGGGGACCGCACGCAGGAGGATCGCCACGCCGACCGCGACCCACAGGAACGTCAATGCCGCCGGGCGACCGGCAGGGAAGAGGTCGCCGACTGTCTGGCCGATCTCCAGGTGGAGGAACAGCAAGGCCATCGCCGCCGCCGCGACCACGACCCACGCCGAGGTCCTCGGCCGCGTCGCAAAGGCCTCCTCGCCGTCGTCCAGACTCGTCGCCCAGGCGTGCTCGGGCCGTCGCAACAGATAGGCTGCGCCGGCCATCGAGGCGATCGGTACGCCGAAGGCGATGCACCGCTGGAGCACCAGCCCGAAGTACGAGGCGAGCGACCCACCAACCGCGACCTCCCCGCCGTAGGACCGAGGCAAGTCGACCAGCCCGAACCGGCCGAGGACCAGGGCGTACAGCACGACCGCCGCCCCTCGGAGGAACCCGCTCCGCATCTTGCCGGCCAGCCAGAGGGTCGCCAGCGCCTGCAGGGCCCAGCAGACGGTGATCCAGTCGTCCGAGAGCGCCAGCGGGATCGTCGCCCCGACGAAGACGCTCGAAAGCCCGAGGAACCCGAACAGCAGCCCGCGGTCCTGAACCCTTCGCGCCAGCATCGCCCCGACGATCGCCAGATGGTAAACGGCCAGCCCGAAGGCCAGCACCGCGACGCCCATCCGACTGTACGAATCGTAGACCAGGACCGAGCCAGCCCAGAAGAAGACCGCCGCGTTGACCGTCAATCCGATCCACTCCAGGAGCGTCGAGGGGACCTTCCGCACCAGGCTGAAGACGCTCATCGACGTCGAGTAGAGGACGAACACGCCCACGAGGTACGGGAACGTCTGCCAGAACCGCGACGGCTCGTAGCTCGCCAGCGTGCCCAGGAAGAGTCCGTAGGTGGCGATGAACCCCAGGTAGTTCAGCAACCGCCAGTTGCGCCGGGTGCTCACGGCCAGCACGCCGCAGCCGAGGAGCAACAGGTAGATGTAAAGCCCCTGGTAGTTATGGCTGTCGCCGGCCAGCATGATGGGCGTCCCGTAGCCGCCGCAGATGCCGAGGATCGCCGTCAGCAGCGAGTCGAACCGGACGGCCAGCACGCAGGTCGCGGCCGTGATGAGGGCCATCAGGGCGAAGGCCGGCGTCATGTCGATCAGGTGGTAGAACGCCGAGGCCGCGTACACGCTGAAGTAGAAGGCCGCGATCCCCGCTCCCATCAGGGCGTGCCCCATCGGTCGATATCGCCCGCCGAGAAGCTTGATTCCCGCCCCCAGCATCCCCGACCCCGCCAGGATCGTCATGGCGACCCGCACCGCCGGCGGCAGCCAGCCCTGGTCGATGGAGTACTTGAGGAAGAACCCCAGCCCCATCACCAGGATCACGACCCCCAACCGCAGCAGCCAGGTGCTCGCGACCGCGAACTCCACCGACATCCCCGGCCGGCGATGCTCCTCGCCGACCACGATCCAGTTGCCGATCTTCGCCAGAGCCTCCCACGCGGCCGTCTCGAACCGGCTCGGCTCCCTCTCTGGAACCGGCGC
Above is a window of Paludisphaera rhizosphaerae DNA encoding:
- a CDS encoding DUF2339 domain-containing protein is translated as MDIFGLPSLLLFGAVVWLVVQSKRQTEEIESLGRRIDDVRRLLLAEKARPAREPMPKPVEEPIRLDAGPINLEPAPSPRPTESIPAVEPIPVTADMLAETIPTPREPVHTLPPPPRVYPTTRPAPVPEREPSRFETAAWEALAKIGNWIVVGEEHRRPGMSVEFAVASTWLLRLGVVILVMGLGFFLKYSIDQGWLPPAVRVAMTILAGSGMLGAGIKLLGGRYRPMGHALMGAGIAAFYFSVYAASAFYHLIDMTPAFALMALITAATCVLAVRFDSLLTAILGICGGYGTPIMLAGDSHNYQGLYIYLLLLGCGVLAVSTRRNWRLLNYLGFIATYGLFLGTLASYEPSRFWQTFPYLVGVFVLYSTSMSVFSLVRKVPSTLLEWIGLTVNAAVFFWAGSVLVYDSYSRMGVAVLAFGLAVYHLAIVGAMLARRVQDRGLLFGFLGLSSVFVGATIPLALSDDWITVCWALQALATLWLAGKMRSGFLRGAAVVLYALVLGRFGLVDLPRSYGGEVAVGGSLASYFGLVLQRCIAFGVPIASMAGAAYLLRRPEHAWATSLDDGEEAFATRPRTSAWVVVAAAAMALLFLHLEIGQTVGDLFPAGRPAALTFLWVAVGVAILLRAVPVAGLGGLAALMCLVAGVIGKLVFFDLAGWGLTERLIYGGDYSPLDAVMRLLSFGSIAAFLAFMAMRLRGGRDERQASMVATGLAIALGFVFLSLETNTFLNRFVPTLRPGGISILWTLFALGLIGAGLRHRVGSLRKVGLALFTIVGFKVFLVDLAALDPFYRIVAFLLLGVLILLGAFVYLRSEAAFARTPEDGAQA